A genomic window from Blastococcus saxobsidens DD2 includes:
- a CDS encoding FAD-binding oxidoreductase, with protein MTDPGLPGRLRAAVGEAGLVTDPARMGGYLSDWRNAYSGTAAAVVRPVSTDEVAAIVRACRKEGVAVVPQGGNTGLCGGAVPDTSGRQVVLSLDRMRRLRAVDPVNQTITVEAGVVLQAVQEAAAAEGCLFPLSLGSEGSCTIGGNLSTNAGGTGVLRYGTMRDLTLGLEVVLPDGRIWNGLRGLRKDNTGYDLKHLFIGAEGTLGLVTAAVLKLFPAVRSRATAWVAVGSAQAAVDLFGIVRALCGDRLTAFEIMSRQSVDFVLRHGTGARDLFGSVHFWYVLVELSDTLPDARLDGLLEAALAEAFDRDVAGDAVVASGSAQVAALWALREGISEAQNFEGPSLKHDVTVPISSIPAFVERTDKALRAALPGIRIVTYGHIGDGNLHYNLSKPVDSDDDTFRNLAEELARMVYDATSSFGGSISAEHGLGQSKRDVIADYKDGLELELMRSLKHLLDPRGLMNPGKVLPAW; from the coding sequence ATGACCGACCCCGGGCTTCCCGGACGGCTCCGCGCGGCGGTGGGGGAGGCCGGCCTGGTCACCGACCCGGCACGGATGGGCGGCTACCTGAGCGACTGGCGCAATGCCTACTCGGGGACGGCCGCGGCCGTCGTCCGGCCGGTCAGCACCGACGAGGTCGCCGCGATCGTGCGCGCCTGCCGCAAGGAGGGGGTGGCCGTCGTCCCGCAGGGCGGCAACACCGGCCTCTGCGGAGGAGCGGTGCCGGACACGTCCGGCCGACAGGTGGTCCTCTCGCTCGATCGCATGCGGCGCCTGCGCGCCGTCGACCCGGTGAACCAAACCATCACGGTGGAGGCGGGCGTCGTCCTGCAGGCGGTACAGGAGGCGGCCGCCGCCGAGGGCTGCCTGTTCCCCCTCTCCCTCGGCTCGGAGGGCAGCTGCACCATCGGCGGCAACCTGTCGACCAACGCCGGCGGCACCGGGGTGCTCCGCTACGGCACCATGCGCGACCTCACGCTCGGGCTCGAGGTCGTCCTGCCCGACGGCCGGATCTGGAACGGCCTGCGCGGCCTGCGGAAGGACAACACCGGCTACGACCTCAAGCACCTGTTCATCGGGGCCGAGGGCACCCTCGGGTTGGTCACCGCCGCGGTGCTGAAACTGTTCCCCGCCGTCCGCAGCCGGGCGACGGCGTGGGTGGCCGTGGGGTCCGCCCAGGCGGCGGTCGACCTGTTCGGCATCGTGCGAGCTCTGTGCGGCGACCGGCTGACCGCGTTCGAGATCATGTCGCGCCAGAGCGTCGACTTCGTGCTCCGGCACGGCACCGGCGCGCGCGACCTCTTCGGCTCCGTCCACTTCTGGTACGTGCTCGTGGAGCTGAGCGACACCCTGCCCGACGCCCGCCTCGACGGGCTGCTCGAGGCCGCGCTCGCCGAGGCGTTCGACCGGGACGTGGCCGGGGACGCCGTCGTGGCGTCCGGCTCCGCGCAGGTCGCCGCCCTGTGGGCACTGCGCGAAGGCATCTCGGAGGCACAGAACTTCGAGGGACCGAGCCTGAAGCACGACGTGACGGTGCCAATCAGCAGCATCCCGGCCTTCGTCGAGCGGACCGACAAGGCCTTGCGGGCGGCCCTGCCCGGCATCCGGATCGTCACCTACGGGCACATCGGCGACGGCAACCTGCACTACAACCTGAGCAAGCCGGTGGACTCCGACGACGACACCTTCCGGAACCTGGCCGAGGAGCTCGCCCGGATGGTCTACGACGCCACCAGCAGCTTCGGAGGGAGCATCAGCGCCGAGCACGGCCTGGGGCAGAGCAAGCGCGACGTCATCGCCGACTACAAGGACGGTCTCGAATTGGAGCTGATGCGCAGCCTCAAACACCTCCTCGACCCGCGCGGTTTAATGAATCCCGGCAAGGTCCTCCCGGCCTGGTAG